In Methylobacterium aquaticum, the following are encoded in one genomic region:
- a CDS encoding NAD(P)H-dependent flavin oxidoreductase yields the protein MSDHPALARAESFAAAYGLRRPLLLAPMAGACPPALSVAVMRAGGLGACGALLMPPPAILAWADAVREAGPFQINLWIPDPAPTRDPAHEARLRAFLGRFGPAVPHEAGDAAPPDFAAQCEALIEARPRVVSSIMGLYPPDFVARLKQRGIAWWATVTSVAEALAAQEAGADALVAQGAEAGGHRGNFRAEEAEARAVGLMALLPAVVDAVRIPVIATGGIADARGAAAALLLGASAVQVGTGFLRCPEAGIPPAWADGLGRARPEDTRLTRAFSGRTGRSLATEYVAAAAEPDAPAPAPYPVQRGLTQGMREAAVKAGDLARMQAWAGQAAGLARAVPAGELVQEIGAGMDRLLR from the coding sequence ATGTCCGACCACCCTGCCCTCGCCCGCGCGGAATCCTTTGCCGCCGCCTACGGCCTGCGCCGGCCGCTCCTCCTCGCCCCGATGGCCGGGGCCTGCCCGCCGGCCCTGTCGGTCGCGGTGATGCGGGCCGGCGGTCTGGGCGCCTGCGGGGCGCTGCTGATGCCGCCGCCCGCGATCCTGGCCTGGGCCGATGCGGTGCGGGAAGCGGGGCCGTTCCAGATCAACCTGTGGATTCCCGATCCCGCCCCCACCCGCGATCCCGCCCACGAGGCTCGGCTACGCGCCTTCCTCGGCCGCTTCGGCCCGGCGGTGCCGCACGAGGCCGGCGACGCCGCACCGCCCGATTTCGCGGCGCAATGCGAGGCGCTGATCGAGGCCCGGCCCCGCGTCGTCTCCTCGATCATGGGGCTCTACCCGCCGGATTTCGTGGCGCGACTGAAACAGCGCGGCATCGCCTGGTGGGCCACGGTCACGAGCGTGGCGGAGGCCCTGGCGGCGCAGGAGGCCGGGGCCGATGCGCTGGTGGCCCAGGGCGCCGAGGCCGGCGGCCATCGCGGGAACTTCCGGGCCGAGGAGGCGGAGGCCCGGGCGGTCGGCCTGATGGCCCTGCTGCCGGCGGTGGTCGATGCGGTGCGGATTCCCGTGATCGCCACCGGCGGCATCGCCGATGCCCGCGGGGCCGCCGCGGCCCTGCTCCTCGGCGCCAGCGCCGTTCAGGTCGGCACCGGCTTCCTGCGCTGCCCGGAGGCCGGGATCCCGCCCGCCTGGGCCGACGGCCTCGGCCGCGCCCGCCCCGAGGACACGCGGCTCACCCGCGCCTTCAGCGGCCGTACGGGGCGAAGCCTCGCCACCGAGTATGTGGCGGCGGCAGCAGAACCGGATGCCCCGGCGCCCGCCCCCTACCCGGTCCAGCGCGGCCTGACGCAAGGCATGCGCGAGGCGGCGGTGAAGGCGGGCGATCTCGCCCGGATGCAGGCCTGGGCCGGGCAGGCGGCGGGATTGGCGCGGGCGGTGCCGGCGGGCGAGCTGGTGCAGGAGATCGGGGCAGGGATGGATCGGCTGTTACGGTAG
- a CDS encoding YegP family protein, which produces MRFELYRDGKGEWRWRLRAENGEVVADSGEGYVRREDCEHGIALVKGATNARVDDMTLKMA; this is translated from the coding sequence ATGCGCTTCGAACTCTATCGCGACGGCAAGGGCGAGTGGCGCTGGCGCCTGCGGGCCGAGAACGGCGAGGTGGTGGCCGATTCGGGCGAAGGCTATGTCCGCCGCGAGGATTGCGAGCACGGCATCGCGCTCGTGAAGGGCGCAACCAACGCCCGCGTCGACGACATGACGCTCAAGATGGCGTGA
- a CDS encoding GGDEF domain-containing protein, giving the protein MLGIDIDLIGIPAFVIDICSNDNFWVVAINRADAQAMNVEICDVIGRRVEECVPPEVAEHILARYSECVSKRALHEYDERIGSGDEARWWRTTLTPVVDPQSGRVCRIVGVSVEITKRKEHEDILSDAAFSDPLTGLANRRRLERDVAHAITRARLEHRGFGLVVVDLDGFKPINDRHGHRRGDDVLRHIGSLLKLNVDHRETVARLGGDEFALIMETASAGDVRKRAAALGLLLDRNLLIAGESIKIGASVGCAFWTVETTFNELFEVADADMYRQKAIRKMAA; this is encoded by the coding sequence ATGCTAGGTATCGATATCGATTTGATTGGGATCCCGGCATTCGTCATCGATATATGCTCGAATGATAATTTCTGGGTCGTGGCGATCAACCGCGCCGACGCTCAAGCAATGAATGTCGAAATATGTGATGTCATCGGACGGCGCGTCGAAGAGTGCGTTCCGCCGGAGGTTGCCGAGCACATCCTTGCTCGCTACTCGGAGTGTGTTTCGAAACGAGCCTTGCATGAATACGACGAGCGGATCGGCAGCGGCGACGAGGCGCGATGGTGGCGCACGACCCTGACGCCTGTCGTCGATCCCCAATCCGGTCGCGTGTGCCGGATCGTCGGCGTCTCGGTCGAGATCACCAAGAGAAAAGAACACGAAGACATCCTGTCGGATGCCGCATTCTCCGATCCCCTGACGGGCCTCGCCAACCGGCGCCGCCTCGAACGCGATGTCGCGCATGCGATCACGCGGGCGAGGCTCGAGCATCGTGGATTCGGACTGGTCGTCGTCGACCTCGATGGTTTCAAGCCGATCAACGATCGCCACGGCCACCGGCGCGGCGATGACGTGTTGCGTCACATCGGATCCTTGCTGAAGCTCAACGTCGATCATCGTGAAACGGTCGCCCGGCTCGGAGGCGACGAATTCGCCCTGATCATGGAGACGGCGAGTGCGGGGGACGTGCGGAAGCGAGCCGCCGCCCTCGGCCTGCTCCTCGATCGGAACCTGCTCATCGCCGGCGAGTCGATCAAGATCGGCGCCAGTGTCGGATGTGCGTTCTGGACCGTCGAGACGACGTTCAACGAACTGTTCGAAGTCGCCGACGCCGATATGTATCGACAGAAAGCAATCCGGAAGATGGCGGCCTGA
- a CDS encoding DEAD/DEAH box helicase, with product MTQFTDFGLAAPILKALAQAGYVTPTPIQAQAIPPAMQGKDLCGIAQTGTGKTASFALPILHRLATEGAGKPAPRRSCRVLVLAPTRELASQIADSFKDYGQFLKLTTTVVFGGVTIGRQERALAGGVDVLVATPGRLLDLIDRRSLTLDGVEYLVLDEADQMLDLGFIHALKRIVKLLPAQRQSLFFSATMPKNIAGLADQYLKNPVQVAVTPVATTAERVDQKVVFVPTGSKQQLLATILRDESIDRVLVFTRTKHGADRVVRGLERDGIGSAAIHGNKSQPQRERALAAFRAGTCRVLVATDIAARGIDVDGVSHVVNFDLPNVPEAYVHRIGRTARAGKDGLAISFCNDEEKAYLRDIERLTRQKVPVMAIPEGFVPPSREEAAQAVAEAERDRRQPGSGPRGQRPGGGRQGQQPGGRQGQPAGRQGQPRHGAGRPQEHREPRAHDGRGGQEGRSARPQGQGQGRPQGQGQGRPQGGQRADGNRQQRPAGGGANRDGRSIGWLDRAPR from the coding sequence TTGACCCAGTTTACCGATTTCGGCCTCGCGGCGCCGATCCTGAAGGCGCTCGCCCAGGCCGGCTACGTCACGCCGACCCCGATCCAGGCCCAGGCGATCCCGCCGGCCATGCAGGGCAAGGATCTGTGCGGCATCGCCCAGACCGGCACCGGCAAGACCGCCTCCTTCGCGCTGCCGATCCTGCACCGCCTCGCCACCGAGGGCGCCGGCAAGCCGGCCCCGCGCCGCTCCTGCCGCGTGCTGGTGCTCGCCCCCACCCGTGAGCTCGCCAGCCAGATCGCCGACAGCTTCAAGGATTACGGCCAGTTCCTGAAGCTCACCACCACGGTGGTGTTCGGCGGCGTCACCATCGGCCGCCAGGAGCGGGCGCTGGCGGGCGGCGTCGACGTGCTGGTCGCCACCCCGGGCCGCCTCCTCGACCTGATCGACCGCCGCTCGCTCACCCTCGACGGCGTCGAGTACCTGGTCCTCGACGAGGCCGACCAGATGCTCGACCTCGGCTTCATCCACGCCCTCAAGCGCATCGTGAAGCTGCTGCCGGCGCAGCGCCAGAGCCTGTTCTTCTCGGCCACCATGCCGAAGAACATCGCCGGCCTCGCCGACCAGTACCTGAAGAACCCCGTGCAGGTCGCGGTGACCCCGGTCGCCACCACCGCCGAGCGGGTCGACCAGAAGGTCGTCTTCGTGCCGACCGGCTCGAAGCAGCAGCTGCTCGCCACCATCCTGCGCGACGAGTCGATCGACCGGGTGCTGGTCTTCACCCGCACCAAGCACGGCGCCGACCGCGTGGTGCGGGGCCTCGAGCGCGACGGCATCGGCTCGGCGGCGATCCACGGCAACAAGTCGCAGCCGCAGCGCGAGCGGGCGCTCGCCGCCTTCCGTGCCGGCACCTGCCGGGTGCTGGTGGCGACCGACATCGCCGCCCGCGGCATCGACGTCGACGGCGTGTCCCACGTCGTCAACTTCGACCTGCCGAACGTGCCGGAGGCCTATGTCCACCGCATCGGCCGCACCGCCCGCGCCGGCAAGGACGGGCTCGCGATCTCGTTCTGCAACGACGAGGAGAAGGCCTATCTCCGCGACATCGAGCGCCTGACTCGCCAGAAGGTGCCGGTGATGGCGATCCCCGAGGGCTTCGTGCCCCCGAGCCGCGAGGAGGCCGCCCAGGCCGTGGCCGAGGCCGAGCGCGACCGGCGCCAGCCCGGCTCCGGTCCCCGCGGCCAGCGTCCCGGCGGTGGCCGCCAGGGCCAGCAGCCCGGTGGGCGCCAGGGCCAGCCGGCCGGCCGTCAAGGCCAGCCGCGCCACGGCGCCGGCCGTCCCCAGGAGCACCGCGAGCCCCGCGCCCATGACGGTCGCGGCGGCCAAGAGGGCCGTTCGGCCCGGCCGCAGGGCCAGGGTCAAGGCCGGCCGCAGGGCCAAGGCCAGGGCCGCCCCCAGGGGGGCCAGCGCGCCGACGGCAACCGCCAGCAGCGCCCGGCGGGCGGCGGGGCCAACCGTGACGGCCGCTCGATCGGCTGGCTCGACCGCGCCCCGCGCTGA